A single genomic interval of Zingiber officinale cultivar Zhangliang chromosome 4A, Zo_v1.1, whole genome shotgun sequence harbors:
- the LOC121969363 gene encoding protein ALTERED XYLOGLUCAN 4-like produces MKPNHFHIKKLIPWLLYILLPLAILHLYLSTLSSPATSPNDTASTSVSVSSSSSDSQTVAEQHPSWTSCNFSDGQWVSHSGGPLYSGTACKTIKKGQNCMEHGRPDAGYLHWRWQPRRCSLPPFDPAAFLDLIADKHLAFVGDSMARNQLESLLCLLAVAEEPDLVYRDGEENKFRRWVFRRRNATVSIFWSPFLVKGVEKDEPAGRKHNTLFLETADDRWAADLEGIDVVLFSAGHWYLLPAIYHEHGVVLGCHACLDFNLTEIGFFDVFRKAVRTALGEVSRRQNSSGEKLVLVTTFSPAHFEGEWDKAGACPRKEPYREGEKEMGYTDALMRRIAVEEVAASAAAADSRGGGKVKMEALDVTEMALLRPDGHPGPYMHPHPFAGGEVRDRVQNDCVHWCLPGPIDSWNEMLLQVIRRWKKGSH; encoded by the coding sequence ATGAAACCCAACCATTTCCACATCAAGAAGCTCATTCCGTGGCTTCTCTACATCCTCCTCCCTTTGGCGATCCTGCATTTGTATCTCTCCACCCTCTCTTCCCCCGCTACTTCACCAAATGACACCGCTTCCACCTCCGTCTctgtctcttcttcttcctctgactCACAAACGGTAGCTGAGCAGCATCCGAGCTGGACGTCCTGCAACTTCTCCGACGGTCAGTGGGTTTCTCACTCCGGCGGCCCGCTCTACAGCGGGACCGCATGCAAGACCATCAAAAAGGGCCAAAATTGCATGGAGCACGGCCGCCCGGACGCCGGCTACCTCCACTGGCGGTGGCAGCCGCGGCGCTGCTCGCTGCCGCCCTTCGACCCGGCCGCATTCCTCGATCTCATCGCCGACAAGCACCTCGCCTTCGTCGGTGACTCCATGGCCCGCAACCAGCTCGAGTCGCTCCTCTGCCTCCTCGCCGTCGCGGAAGAGCCCGATCTCGTCTACCGCGACGGCGAGGAGAACAAGTTCCGGCGGTGGGTGTTCCGGAGGCGGAACGCCACCGTCTCCATCTTCTGGTCGCCCTTCCTCGTGAAGGGAGTGGAGAAGGACGAGCCGGCGGGGCGGAAGCACAACACTCTGTTCCTGGAGACTGCCGACGACCGGTGGGCGGCGGATCTGGAGGGGATCGACGTCGTGCTGTTCTCGGCGGGTCACTGGTACCTCCTCCCGGCGATCTACCACGAGCACGGCGTCGTGCTCGGCTGCCACGCCTGCCTCGACTTCAACCTCACCGAGATCGGCTTCTTCGACGTGTTCCGCAAGGCGGTGCGGACGGCTCTGGGAGAGGTCAGCCGGAGGCAGAACAGCTCCGGCGAGAAGCTGGTGCTGGTGACGACCTTCTCGCCGGCGCACTTCGAAGGGGAGTGGGACAAGGCGGGGGCATGCCCGAGGAAGGAGCCGTACAGGGAAGGGGAGAAGGAGATGGGCTACACGGACGCACTGATGAGGAGGATTGCGGTGGAGGAGGTGGCGGCGTCAGCAGCGGCGGCGGATAGCAGAGGAGGAGGGAAGGTAAAGATGGAGGCCTTGGACGTCACGGAGATGGCATTGCTGCGGCCGGACGGCCACCCAGGCCCATACATGCATCCTCATCCCTTCGCCGGCGGCGAGGTCAGAGACAGAGTACAGAACGACTGCGTGCACTGGTGCTTACCTGGGCCGATCGATTCATGGAACGAGATGCTGTTGCAGGTGATCAGAAGATGGAAGAAAGGGAGCCATTGA